tttctccttatttaatTAGCTCCACTCAAAAAACCAACCCAATCACCCAACACTTCAAcatttacaaagttcatacaatttcaagtgctcacgggAGGTAAATAGTTCAACtcgatggttaattcaaacaaatgggtaaggctggtaatgtggttaccaaagaaacatgatGACAGGATCAACGAGGTTAACTACGATATATAAAAATTTAGTGGGTAAGCGCATAacattggctcaacaaagaaatgcctatatcacttccaagactgaataaaactactatttcgcttcgtaaacacacggggaaagttctagatatcaaatgcaatgcacagaataacacaaaacctcacacacacatggcatataactaactcaagattggattatcaagacactttagtcaaagaagttaagcaaagttaagatcatacagtttaaggtacttatacaagagtcacaaACTAAGCCTAAACGTCACAACTAAAGTACCCACTATTCTCCAGGCATAAAAAAGTCAATAGATGTTGCCTTCCATTCAAATCAGAGCTCAAGGTACCTACTcctaacaaaaaaaaaactaactacatcCGGTTTAACttcccagtggtattagcatgttacCATGCTCATTTTGGGGGTTGTACAACAACTTACAACAGCACTTCAACAAGGCAGCTTCAGGAATACAACAGTTGCAAAACGTTGAGACATATCCTTTCACTGGAACTTCCCAGATTATTGGAAAGGAACTGCGTGGCATGTTCAGGGATCTAATCAAAATAACCTCATACTCTTGTACTATCCACAAACATTAAAGCTGGAATTTCAGTTCTTCGTCCCCAAAGTGAAGATGTCCGAACTTTGTTTTACAACTAGTGAATTTATAAATACCTACTCCTTTGGATTGCAACAAATGGCGCATGGTCAGAGCTTTGTAGGTGCTACAACAAACTGTTTGCAATTGGTGTATGAATTCATTGTCGTCAGCAACAATTGGACGTTTCAAATTTCTAGTTTTGTACTTCTCATCTTTCATTTTACTGCTGCTACTTTGTATTTGGTAGCATTAGCCTTTGAATTTCTTTGTCGTATTGTTTGTGTTTCAATTGAACGGTGTGTAACTTTGACCCAATTTGGGATTAATAACAAATAACACCTACTAGGTGAataacctagtagtatatttgctaaAAAAACAAAGAATCACAGCACAAAGAAAAAacaagggggaattaatacactacctaacaagagaaaatctttttgtctttttctttcgactttaatccctcaagaaacccatcgaatgatatatatcgtcgggaaaaatcgaaaattttaaaatttttatggttttcCACAAATATTTCTATCAAACTATTACAACTAACCAAAAGAAACTAACCAAATTAATATACATACAACTAACCAAAAGAAACCAACCAAATTAATATACATACAATATACATATAAgtatatcccccaccccacactttaagttgtggcatgtccccatgacacacaattaaaaagcataaggtagaagAACTTACCTGAATCTCTAGTTGGGGTCTGaatcaaagtcgggctccattcttcgtgcccgaactagtgcacacatccacgcggacagcttcttctcagccttcttggggtgcaCCTCACACTAATCTTTCTCAATCACTAGGACCTTCTCTTTCGATATTTTCACTCTCCACTCtacacttgcagctggcttctcctttctCACCCCCATCTCCAGATTCATCTCGAAAGTcaccgtctcctcacccactctaagcatgagctttctaTCATGTATGTCTAATATTGCTCTGCTCGTTGCTAAGAATGTTCTTCCTAAGATAAGGGGGACCTCTTTGttctcctccatcttcaccacaataaaatctataggaaatacaaacttatctacccgaactaagacatcttccactatccccttggGTATTATAGTTTTTTGGTCTACCAACTGCAAAAATATTagcgcagaccttatctctccaagcttATTCTCCAATTTCctataaatagacaaaggcattaaattaattgaggcaccagaatcacataaagacttatcaaaattaagagtgcctaacgagtaaggtatagtaaaaccccctggatctccacacttttgtgggagtttgttttgcaagattgtgCTGTAATGCTCTATGATCTTGATCActaaggtctcttctatcttcctcttctttgtaaggatctcctttaagaatttggcataagctggcatttgtgagagaacttttgtgaatg
This sequence is a window from Nicotiana tomentosiformis chromosome 5, ASM39032v3, whole genome shotgun sequence. Protein-coding genes within it:
- the LOC138891935 gene encoding uncharacterized protein, which codes for MPAYAKFLKEILTKKRKIEETLVIKIIEHYSTILQNKLPQKCGDPGGFTIPYSLGTLNFDKSLCDSGASINLMPLSIYRKLENKLGEIRSALIFLQLVDQKTIIPKGIVEDVLVRVDKFVFPIDFIVVKMEENKEVPLILGRTFLATSRAILDIHDRKLMLRVGEETVTFEMNLEMGVRKEKPAASVEWRVKISKEKVLVIEKD